One window of Myxococcales bacterium genomic DNA carries:
- a CDS encoding zinc ribbon domain-containing protein, whose product MSGVDAELAERRERRRQARLLALRLLRASKTPEQVIERLRRDGFGAEEAERVVVRADDSLQRGLNEGARGSCGRCAAVMDERAAYCEACGAKVPDASALHYHRTELEPRLARGRKWLGIMSFMYALWSVVFGLIPGSWFNLAVNMVLAAIQFGLWRWATKKLLPAAVTSLVLYATLLLVDAVADPASLFKGIVIKVFFVGFFVGSIRAGLEARAHGTGSVA is encoded by the coding sequence ATGAGCGGAGTCGATGCCGAGCTAGCGGAGCGGCGGGAGCGGCGTAGGCAGGCGCGGCTTCTCGCGTTGCGCCTGCTTCGTGCGAGCAAGACGCCGGAGCAGGTCATCGAGCGGCTTCGCCGCGATGGCTTTGGCGCCGAGGAAGCGGAGCGCGTGGTCGTGCGCGCGGACGACAGCCTGCAGCGCGGGTTGAACGAAGGTGCACGCGGCAGCTGCGGTCGGTGTGCGGCGGTGATGGACGAGCGTGCCGCATATTGCGAGGCGTGCGGTGCGAAGGTTCCCGATGCGTCGGCCCTGCACTACCATCGAACAGAGCTCGAGCCCCGACTGGCCAGGGGGCGGAAGTGGCTGGGCATCATGAGCTTCATGTACGCCCTCTGGAGCGTGGTCTTCGGGCTGATCCCCGGGAGTTGGTTCAACTTGGCGGTCAACATGGTTCTGGCGGCGATTCAGTTCGGGTTATGGCGGTGGGCCACGAAGAAGTTGTTGCCGGCCGCTGTGACCTCTTTGGTCCTGTACGCGACTCTGCTCTTGGTCGACGCGGTCGCAGACCCAGCCAGCCTTTTCAAAGGTATCGTGATAAAGGTGTTCTTTGTGGGCTTTTTTGTCGGCTCGATCCGAGCAGGCCTCGAGGCGCGAGCACACGGGACCGGCTCCGTCGCGTGA
- a CDS encoding transposase, producing MSLTARTMSSTSASSRSRTRANQARDGVRDLSIVFVGYRFPPTDAQARSELLGAIMKNVQRHIDLHIVLGPTRNDVHALKGGDPEQLKLQIADLEQQLAKRNHLLFGDKSEKRGQGDKPEGQKPVQTGHGPRAQSLLPEVEQVHLLDEADKVCTKCGGQLETWDGQFEESEEVDVVELKYVLKKHRRQKYRCGCGACIETAPGPLKLFPGARYSVAFAINVAIAKYADHLPLERQVKMAARQGLESDSQTLWDQINALAKVLGPTYTALCAYVLSQPSCGAEHSRASVVQLHTAKPFAFHLLPARPYFRARACSADDMASRSRRTYDHRIKEQILHAGNPELFPELEIPRSTAQSWIRRGVGDVVSLEAEHEVEAALRARVLGLEHRTAMLIAVLRLVLALLRVSGFTLERGRVADERGKRLLLGAVEGARKILPLSAALRVLRLSPARYHAGSGRAGLHPRRTCCPATGGAQAAAGAQSSAGVRPVLSATRGGRCRMKRTPLSSRNSAECNCTVPAPECLAPQLRAAARRRQPCTRACARTCDAARGRCRAPQPGRTGFTRRSRSRVLAPRGLLGSSRQKSPQRTPLSRYL from the coding sequence ATGAGTCTGACCGCGCGCACCATGTCGTCGACCTCCGCGTCGTCAAGGTCGCGTACGAGGGCCAACCAGGCGCGCGACGGTGTTCGCGACCTTTCCATCGTCTTCGTTGGCTACCGATTCCCACCCACGGACGCACAAGCTCGAAGCGAACTCCTCGGCGCGATCATGAAGAACGTGCAACGGCATATCGACCTGCACATTGTTCTGGGACCGACACGAAACGATGTCCATGCACTCAAAGGCGGCGACCCCGAGCAGCTGAAGCTCCAGATCGCAGACCTCGAGCAGCAGCTGGCGAAGCGCAACCACCTGCTCTTCGGCGACAAGAGCGAGAAGCGTGGGCAAGGCGACAAGCCGGAAGGCCAGAAGCCCGTCCAGACGGGTCACGGCCCGCGCGCTCAGTCGCTGCTGCCGGAAGTCGAGCAGGTCCACTTGCTCGACGAAGCGGACAAGGTCTGCACGAAGTGCGGAGGCCAGCTCGAGACCTGGGACGGGCAATTCGAGGAAAGCGAAGAGGTCGACGTCGTCGAGCTGAAGTACGTCCTGAAGAAGCACCGCCGGCAGAAGTATCGCTGTGGCTGCGGCGCGTGCATCGAGACGGCTCCGGGTCCGCTCAAGCTGTTTCCGGGCGCGCGCTACTCGGTCGCCTTCGCGATCAACGTTGCGATCGCGAAGTACGCCGACCACTTGCCGCTCGAACGACAGGTGAAAATGGCGGCGCGGCAGGGACTCGAGAGCGACTCGCAAACGCTCTGGGACCAGATCAACGCGCTCGCGAAGGTGCTTGGCCCGACGTACACGGCGCTCTGCGCGTACGTGCTCAGTCAGCCCAGCTGCGGCGCCGAACATTCTAGAGCCAGCGTGGTGCAGTTGCACACCGCGAAACCATTCGCTTTTCACCTTCTTCCCGCGCGCCCATACTTCCGCGCCCGCGCGTGCTCTGCTGACGACATGGCCAGCCGCTCGCGCCGGACCTACGACCATCGCATAAAGGAGCAGATCCTCCATGCGGGGAATCCGGAACTGTTTCCGGAGCTCGAGATTCCGCGCTCCACGGCGCAGAGCTGGATCCGACGGGGCGTAGGGGACGTCGTGTCTCTAGAGGCCGAGCACGAAGTCGAGGCGGCACTTCGCGCTCGTGTCCTCGGGCTGGAGCACCGGACCGCCATGCTCATCGCGGTCCTCCGGCTCGTCCTTGCCTTGCTCCGCGTCTCGGGGTTCACGCTCGAGCGCGGCCGCGTGGCGGACGAGAGAGGGAAGCGATTGCTGCTCGGAGCGGTCGAAGGCGCGCGGAAGATCTTGCCGTTGTCCGCCGCGCTCCGAGTCCTCCGTCTCTCGCCAGCCCGCTACCACGCGGGTTCGGGGCGCGCAGGCCTGCACCCTCGACGAACTTGCTGCCCGGCGACAGGAGGCGCGCAAGCGGCGGCTGGAGCACAATCGTCAGCAGGCGTGCGACCGGTGCTCTCGGCAACCCGGGGAGGACGTTGCCGCATGAAGCGTACGCCGCTTTCGAGCAGAAATTCCGCCGAATGCAATTGCACGGTGCCAGCTCCGGAATGTTTGGCGCCGCAGCTGCGCGCCGCCGCCCGGAGGCGACAGCCTTGCACTAGAGCGTGCGCGAGAACCTGCGACGCGGCGCGCGGACGCTGCCGTGCACCGCAGCCGGGGCGGACCGGCTTCACGCGACGGAGCCGGTCCCGTGTGCTCGCGCCTCGAGGCCTGCTCGGATCGAGCCGACAAAAAAGCCCACAAAGAACACCTTTATCACGATACCTTTGA